In Salinisphaera sp. LB1, one genomic interval encodes:
- the xseA gene encoding exodeoxyribonuclease VII large subunit: protein MTAADSGPIVFTVSELNRAARDLLEQSFGLLWVEGEISNLARPRSGHVYFSLKDGEAQVRCALFRNKARLLRVALDNGVQIRVRARVSLYAARGDYQLIVEHAEGAGAGALQRAFEALRARLDAEGLFAVERKRALPGAPARIGVITSATGAAIRDVLSVVSRRYPLGALRIYPVPVQGEAAPPAIVTALTRAGQRADCDVILLVRGGGSLEDLWAFNDETVARAIVACPIPVVSGVGHEVDVTIADLAADVRAATPSAAAELVCPDMAARAAQLPQVSARLKHRIDARLTEARQRLAGLEQRLARQRPRRRLETAAQRLDEAELRLVRIAQTHMSAHRRHLQLVIDRLHRATPARRLAQAEDALAALSQRLDRAGIRRIETAQRRLGSAVRALHSVSPLQTLERGYAIARDAQGHVLRDASTVAVGETVAIDLARGQLDCEVRARHERAGLKEYNNRD, encoded by the coding sequence ATGACCGCAGCCGATTCCGGGCCGATCGTATTCACCGTCAGCGAACTCAACCGCGCAGCCCGCGACCTGCTGGAGCAGAGTTTCGGCCTGCTGTGGGTGGAAGGCGAGATTTCCAACCTGGCCCGACCGCGCTCGGGGCATGTGTATTTTTCGCTCAAGGACGGCGAGGCGCAGGTGCGCTGTGCGCTGTTCCGCAACAAGGCGCGGCTGCTGCGCGTGGCGCTCGACAACGGCGTGCAGATTCGCGTTCGGGCGCGCGTCAGCCTGTATGCCGCACGCGGTGACTACCAGTTGATCGTCGAGCATGCAGAGGGTGCCGGCGCTGGCGCGCTGCAGCGCGCCTTCGAAGCGCTGCGTGCGCGACTGGACGCCGAGGGACTGTTCGCGGTCGAGCGCAAGCGCGCCCTGCCCGGCGCCCCCGCGCGCATCGGCGTGATCACCTCGGCCACGGGTGCGGCGATTCGCGACGTGCTGTCGGTAGTGTCGCGGCGTTATCCGCTCGGCGCGCTGCGCATCTATCCGGTGCCGGTTCAGGGCGAGGCCGCGCCGCCCGCGATCGTGACGGCATTGACCCGCGCCGGGCAACGGGCGGATTGCGACGTGATCCTGCTCGTGCGCGGCGGCGGCTCGCTCGAGGATCTGTGGGCGTTCAACGATGAAACCGTCGCCCGCGCGATCGTGGCCTGCCCGATTCCGGTGGTCTCGGGCGTGGGCCACGAGGTGGATGTGACCATCGCCGATCTCGCCGCCGATGTGCGCGCGGCGACGCCCTCGGCGGCAGCCGAGCTGGTGTGCCCCGACATGGCCGCACGCGCGGCGCAATTGCCGCAGGTCAGCGCGCGGCTGAAGCATCGCATCGACGCGCGACTGACCGAGGCGCGCCAGCGCCTGGCCGGTCTGGAGCAGCGACTGGCGCGCCAGCGCCCGCGCCGGCGGCTGGAAACCGCGGCCCAGCGGCTGGACGAGGCCGAACTCCGGCTTGTGCGCATCGCACAGACGCACATGAGCGCCCATCGAAGGCATCTGCAATTAGTCATAGACCGCTTGCATCGGGCCACGCCGGCCCGCCGTCTGGCACAGGCCGAAGACGCGCTCGCCGCCCTGTCGCAACGTCTTGACCGCGCGGGTATTCGTCGGATCGAGACCGCGCAGCGCCGGCTCGGTTCGGCGGTGCGGGCGCTGCATAGCGTGAGTCCCCTACAGACGCTGGAACGTGGTTATGCTATAGCTCGCGACGCGCAGGGCCATGTTCTGCGCGACGCTTCGACCGTGGCCGTAGGCGAAACCGTCGCGATCGATCTGGCACGGGGGCAACTGGATTGCGAGGTTCGTGCCCGCCATGAGCGGGCCGGCCTGAAGGAATACAACAACCGCGATTGA
- a CDS encoding SH3 domain-containing protein — protein MTSTPHHACLRLTFAATALIGALAATGCATGPKLVTPQPPPIPKPAGDVPSANKAVLKPGTQLVADTAEGHIKIEAGPGRRRVFDWDGLRRGVIAKPRQKRFAGESAKGLYFDGTPKVWKPAHGISKLRYEEGYRNFDNMDDAMIWMQIRRLYYTYNNNGLVVGWKRKGDTLQVEVWQFTIDGKKPTTMPEAQSSRIAEAPLKVKPQKMSPHLVFADGHTEPYTTRTASEYSNIHTGGTAGGTHASQCSWFKSVFGQCASGSGGSASSSADHGSNTAVKTSATTASNSTSAAKNTTAGAGSARSTTAQQAASGADTGAPQASIAGKVVNIRSRPSTHSKVLLQAKHGDPVAILKKNRGWRYVKFDDGRKGWVANFLLKH, from the coding sequence ATGACGAGTACGCCGCACCATGCCTGCCTGCGCCTGACATTCGCCGCGACCGCGCTGATCGGCGCGCTGGCGGCCACCGGCTGCGCGACGGGCCCAAAGCTGGTCACACCGCAGCCGCCGCCAATCCCCAAGCCCGCCGGCGACGTACCGAGCGCCAACAAGGCGGTACTGAAACCGGGCACGCAGCTGGTGGCCGACACCGCCGAAGGCCATATCAAGATCGAGGCCGGCCCCGGCCGGCGCCGTGTATTCGACTGGGACGGCCTGCGACGCGGGGTGATCGCCAAGCCACGCCAAAAACGCTTCGCCGGTGAGTCGGCCAAGGGGCTGTACTTCGATGGCACACCCAAGGTCTGGAAGCCGGCCCATGGCATCTCCAAACTTCGTTATGAAGAAGGCTATCGCAACTTCGATAACATGGACGACGCGATGATCTGGATGCAGATCCGCCGTCTGTACTACACCTACAACAACAACGGCCTGGTGGTCGGCTGGAAGCGCAAGGGCGACACCCTCCAGGTGGAAGTCTGGCAGTTCACGATCGATGGCAAGAAGCCCACCACCATGCCGGAGGCGCAAAGCAGTCGTATCGCCGAGGCTCCGCTCAAGGTCAAGCCGCAGAAGATGTCGCCGCACCTGGTGTTCGCCGACGGCCATACCGAGCCCTATACCACCCGGACGGCGTCGGAATATTCCAACATCCATACCGGCGGTACCGCGGGCGGCACGCATGCGAGCCAGTGCAGCTGGTTCAAGAGCGTGTTTGGCCAATGCGCGAGCGGTTCGGGCGGCAGCGCCAGCAGCAGCGCGGATCACGGCAGCAACACAGCCGTCAAGACGTCCGCGACCACCGCATCGAACAGCACGAGCGCGGCGAAGAATACGACGGCGGGCGCCGGCTCCGCCCGTTCGACGACCGCTCAGCAGGCCGCCTCCGGGGCCGACACGGGCGCCCCGCAGGCCAGTATCGCGGGCAAGGTGGTCAATATTCGCAGCCGTCCGAGCACGCACTCCAAGGTGCTGTTGCAGGCCAAGCACGGCGACCCGGTCGCGATATTGAAAAAGAATCGCGGCTGGCGGT
- the guaA gene encoding glutamine-hydrolyzing GMP synthase, producing MTQDIHAEKILILDFGSQYTQLIARRVREANVYCEIYAWDVANHYVQDFAPNGIILSGGPESVTVDDGPRAPAAVWELGVPVLGICYGMQTMAAQLGGEVETASHKEFGYAQVRARGHSKLFRDIQDHVNEQGHGLLDVWMSHGDRVKALPEGFKIIASTDGAPLAGMADEERGYYGIQFHPEVTHTLQGKRILSRFVHDICGCDALWTSEHIIDDLVARIREQVGDQRVLLGLSGGVDSSVTAALIHEAIGENLICVFVDNGLLRLNEGDEVMATFAEHKGLNVIRADAEDEFLAKLEGVADPEAKRKIIGNTFIEVFDAHAAELTNIDWLAQGTIYPDVIESAGSATGKAHVIKSHHNVGGLPEDMKLGLVEPLRELFKDEVREIGLALGLPRDMLMRHPFPGPGLGVRILGEVKKEYADKLRAADAIFIHELRESGWYDKVSQAFAVYLPVSSVGVTGDGRRYEHVIALRAVETIDFMTAKWAELPYELLGRVSTRIVNEVDGISRVVYDVTGKPPGTIEWE from the coding sequence ATGACCCAGGATATCCACGCCGAGAAAATCCTCATTCTCGACTTCGGCAGCCAGTACACCCAGCTCATCGCCCGCCGCGTGCGTGAGGCCAACGTCTACTGCGAAATCTACGCCTGGGACGTGGCCAACCACTACGTCCAGGATTTCGCGCCCAATGGCATCATCCTCTCCGGCGGCCCGGAATCGGTCACGGTGGACGACGGCCCACGCGCCCCAGCCGCGGTCTGGGAACTCGGCGTGCCGGTGCTCGGCATCTGCTACGGCATGCAGACCATGGCCGCCCAGCTCGGTGGCGAAGTCGAAACCGCCAGCCACAAGGAATTCGGCTACGCCCAGGTCCGGGCCCGCGGCCATTCGAAGCTGTTCCGCGATATCCAGGACCACGTCAACGAGCAAGGCCACGGCCTGCTGGACGTCTGGATGAGCCATGGCGACCGCGTCAAAGCGCTGCCCGAGGGCTTCAAGATCATTGCCAGTACCGACGGCGCACCGCTGGCCGGCATGGCCGACGAAGAGCGCGGCTACTACGGCATCCAGTTCCACCCGGAAGTTACGCACACCCTGCAGGGCAAGCGCATCCTTTCGCGTTTCGTCCACGATATCTGCGGCTGCGACGCGCTCTGGACCAGCGAGCACATCATCGACGATCTGGTCGCCCGCATTCGCGAACAGGTCGGCGACCAGCGCGTGCTGCTCGGCCTGTCCGGCGGAGTGGACAGCTCCGTCACCGCGGCGCTCATCCACGAGGCGATCGGCGAAAACCTCATCTGCGTATTCGTCGACAACGGCCTGCTGCGCCTCAATGAAGGCGACGAAGTCATGGCCACCTTCGCCGAGCACAAGGGCCTGAACGTCATCCGCGCCGATGCCGAAGACGAATTCCTCGCCAAGCTCGAAGGCGTGGCCGACCCGGAGGCCAAGCGCAAGATCATCGGTAACACCTTCATCGAAGTCTTCGACGCCCATGCCGCCGAGCTCACCAACATCGATTGGCTCGCCCAGGGCACCATCTACCCGGACGTTATCGAATCCGCGGGTTCCGCCACCGGCAAGGCCCACGTCATCAAGAGCCACCACAACGTCGGCGGCCTGCCGGAAGACATGAAGCTCGGCCTGGTCGAGCCCCTGCGCGAACTGTTCAAGGATGAAGTCCGCGAAATCGGCTTAGCACTTGGCCTGCCGCGCGACATGCTAATGCGCCACCCGTTCCCGGGCCCTGGCCTGGGGGTGCGCATCCTCGGCGAAGTGAAAAAAGAATACGCCGACAAACTCCGCGCCGCCGACGCTATTTTCATCCACGAGCTGCGCGAATCGGGCTGGTACGACAAAGTCAGCCAGGCCTTCGCCGTCTACCTGCCAGTCTCCAGCGTCGGCGTCACCGGCGACGGCCGCCGCTACGAACACGTTATCGCCCTGCGCGCAGTCGAAACCATCGACTTCATGACCGCCAAGTGGGCCGAACTGCCGTATGAACTGCTGGGACGTGTGTCGACCCGGATCGTGAATGAAGTGGACGGCATTTCTCGGGTGGTCTACGACGTGACCGGGAAGCCGCCAGGGACGATTGAGTGGGAGTAG
- the guaB gene encoding IMP dehydrogenase encodes MRISEQALTFDDVLLQPAYSDVLPRQVDLSTRLTRGITLNIPLVSAAMDTVTEAGLAIALAQEGGIGIIHKSMSGEKQAQHVRTVKKYESGVISDPITVGPNATIREVLDLTRAQGISGVPVVDNGAPVGIVTSRDLRFETRFDAPVTSVMTPREKLVTVREGADREEILGLFHAHRIEKVLVVNDDFVLRGMITVKDIQKSSDFPNACKDAAGSLRVGAAVGPGPDAFERVQALVNAGVDVVVVDTAHGHSSGVLATIRELKTRFPELQIIGGNVGTAEGANALVEAGVDAVKVGIGPGSICTTRIVAGIGVPQISAVANVTAALADTGVPVIADGGIRFSGDVAKALVAGADAVMIGGMFAGTEEAPGEIELYQGRSFKAYRGMGSLGAMSGSQGSADRYFQDPSEEIQKLVPEGIEGRVPYKGPLGGIVHQLIGGLRAAMGYTGCHDITEMRTKPTFVQITSAGMKESHVHDVNITKEAPNYRVD; translated from the coding sequence CTGAGAATCAGTGAGCAAGCGCTGACGTTCGACGACGTCCTGCTGCAACCCGCCTATTCCGACGTGCTGCCGCGTCAGGTCGATCTGTCGACCCGGCTCACGCGCGGCATCACCCTCAATATTCCGCTGGTCTCCGCCGCCATGGACACCGTCACCGAGGCCGGGCTGGCGATCGCACTGGCGCAGGAGGGCGGCATCGGCATCATCCACAAGTCGATGTCGGGCGAGAAACAGGCGCAGCACGTGCGGACGGTCAAGAAATACGAATCCGGCGTTATTTCCGACCCGATCACCGTCGGTCCGAACGCCACCATCCGCGAAGTGCTGGATCTCACGCGTGCGCAGGGCATCTCCGGCGTGCCGGTGGTCGATAACGGCGCACCGGTGGGCATTGTCACCAGCCGCGATCTGCGCTTCGAGACGCGCTTCGACGCCCCTGTGACCTCAGTGATGACGCCGCGTGAGAAGCTGGTTACCGTGCGCGAGGGCGCCGATCGCGAGGAGATTCTCGGCCTGTTCCATGCCCATCGCATCGAAAAAGTGCTGGTGGTCAACGACGACTTCGTGCTGCGGGGCATGATCACCGTCAAGGATATCCAGAAATCCAGCGATTTTCCCAATGCCTGCAAGGACGCCGCCGGCAGCCTGCGCGTGGGCGCGGCCGTCGGCCCGGGCCCCGATGCCTTCGAGCGCGTCCAGGCGCTGGTCAACGCCGGTGTGGACGTGGTCGTGGTCGATACCGCGCACGGCCATTCCTCCGGCGTGCTCGCCACCATCCGCGAGCTCAAGACGCGCTTCCCCGAACTGCAGATCATCGGCGGCAACGTCGGTACGGCCGAGGGCGCGAACGCGCTGGTCGAGGCCGGCGTGGATGCGGTCAAGGTCGGTATCGGCCCGGGCTCGATCTGCACCACGCGCATTGTGGCCGGCATCGGCGTGCCCCAGATCTCGGCGGTCGCCAACGTCACGGCCGCGCTGGCCGATACCGGCGTCCCTGTCATCGCCGACGGAGGCATCCGCTTTTCCGGCGATGTGGCCAAAGCGCTCGTCGCGGGCGCGGATGCGGTGATGATCGGCGGCATGTTCGCCGGCACCGAGGAAGCGCCGGGCGAGATCGAGCTCTACCAGGGCCGCTCGTTCAAGGCCTACCGCGGCATGGGTTCGCTGGGCGCAATGAGTGGCAGCCAGGGCAGCGCCGACCGCTACTTCCAGGACCCTTCCGAGGAAATCCAGAAGCTGGTTCCGGAGGGCATCGAGGGCCGGGTGCCCTACAAGGGCCCGCTCGGCGGCATCGTCCACCAACTCATCGGCGGCCTGCGCGCGGCCATGGGCTACACCGGCTGCCACGACATCACCGAAATGCGCACCAAGCCCACGTTCGTGCAGATCACATCCGCGGGCATGAAAGAATCGCACGTGCACGACGTGAATATCACCAAGGAAGCGCCGAACTACCGCGTCGACTAG